The Flavobacterium praedii genome window below encodes:
- the mnmD gene encoding tRNA (5-methylaminomethyl-2-thiouridine)(34)-methyltransferase MnmD — protein MEREIIQTLDGSTTIHIKEWNECYHSKHGAIQEAKHVFIKNGLALFPNQKIAILEIGFGTGLNAFITFLEAQKLGQTIDYVGVEAYPISDLELQSMNYLEELEASDSKAVFEKMHAINWEEKMELSERFSLTKRKQFFESIDDIEKFDLIYFDAFGYRVQPELWSTAIFEKMYNALKPNSVLVTYAARGVVKRSMIEVGFTVEKLAGPPGKREMFRARK, from the coding sequence TTGGAAAGAGAAATTATACAGACATTGGATGGCTCAACAACGATCCATATTAAAGAATGGAATGAGTGTTATCATTCAAAACATGGTGCAATACAAGAAGCAAAACATGTTTTTATTAAAAATGGTTTGGCATTATTTCCAAATCAAAAAATAGCTATTTTAGAGATTGGTTTTGGTACAGGTTTAAATGCTTTTATTACTTTTTTGGAAGCTCAGAAACTTGGTCAAACAATAGATTATGTTGGTGTTGAAGCGTATCCGATATCGGATTTAGAACTTCAATCGATGAACTATTTAGAAGAATTGGAAGCATCAGATTCTAAGGCTGTTTTTGAAAAGATGCATGCTATAAATTGGGAAGAAAAAATGGAATTGTCTGAACGTTTTTCTTTAACAAAAAGAAAACAGTTTTTTGAATCAATTGATGATATTGAGAAATTTGATTTGATTTATTTTGACGCGTTTGGGTATCGCGTTCAACCCGAATTATGGAGTACTGCAATTTTTGAAAAAATGTATAATGCTTTAAAACCTAATTCAGTATTAGTGACTTATGCAGCTCGTGGTGTTGTAAAAAGAAGCATGATAGAGGTTGGTTTTACTGTCGAAAAGCTTGCAGGTCCCCCAGGAAAACGAGAGATGTTTAGAGCAAGAAAATAA